In Aureibaculum algae, the following are encoded in one genomic region:
- the recF gene encoding DNA replication/repair protein RecF (All proteins in this family for which functions are known are DNA-binding proteins that assist the filamentation of RecA onto DNA for the initiation of recombination or recombinational repair.), which translates to MYLKKISLVNYKNFEAEAFEFNTKINCFVGYNGVGKTNVLDAIYHLAFTKGYFNSIASQNIQHEKEFFVVEGLFNLDEREELINCSFKKGQKKVVKRNGKDYEKLSEHIGLIPVVIISPNDTNLISEGSDVRRKFMDSVIAQSDKNYLQDLISYNKVLSQRNALLKYFASNHTFDALNIDVYNKQLIDFGDRIYKKRKSFAEDFAPILERRHKHISSEGENVSFKYKSQLEKTDFEELLKKSLEKDRVLQYTSVGIQRDDLLYSIEEYPIKKFGSQGQQKTYLIALKLAEFDFIQMQSKKTPILLLDDIFDKLDENRVSKIVDLVNDDNFGQIFITDTHAERTENVIKKTNQPYKMFELN; encoded by the coding sequence ATGTATTTAAAGAAAATTAGCCTTGTTAATTATAAGAATTTTGAGGCGGAAGCATTTGAATTCAATACTAAAATAAATTGTTTTGTTGGCTATAATGGTGTTGGTAAAACAAATGTTTTAGATGCCATTTATCACTTAGCATTTACAAAAGGGTATTTTAATAGTATAGCGAGCCAGAATATTCAACATGAAAAAGAATTTTTTGTGGTAGAGGGTCTTTTTAATCTTGACGAAAGGGAAGAGTTAATTAACTGTAGTTTTAAAAAAGGTCAGAAAAAGGTTGTTAAACGGAATGGGAAAGATTATGAAAAGCTTTCTGAGCATATTGGGTTGATTCCCGTAGTTATCATTTCTCCGAATGATACGAATTTAATCAGTGAAGGTAGTGATGTTCGTCGTAAATTTATGGATAGTGTTATTGCCCAATCTGATAAAAATTACTTACAAGATTTGATTAGTTATAATAAGGTGTTGTCACAGCGTAATGCTTTATTAAAATATTTTGCATCTAACCATACCTTCGACGCTTTGAATATTGATGTTTATAATAAGCAGCTGATTGATTTTGGTGATAGAATTTATAAAAAAAGGAAAAGTTTTGCAGAAGATTTTGCCCCAATATTAGAAAGAAGGCATAAACACATTAGTAGTGAAGGGGAAAATGTTAGTTTTAAATACAAAAGTCAGTTAGAAAAAACGGATTTTGAAGAGTTATTGAAAAAAAGTTTAGAAAAAGATAGGGTTTTACAGTACACGTCGGTAGGAATTCAACGTGATGACTTGTTATATAGTATAGAGGAGTATCCTATTAAGAAGTTTGGATCGCAAGGACAACAAAAAACGTATTTAATAGCATTGAAATTAGCAGAATTTGATTTTATTCAAATGCAATCAAAAAAGACCCCAATTTTGTTATTAGATGATATTTTTGATAAATTAGATGAAAATAGAGTGTCAAAAATTGTAGATTTGGTTAATGATGACAATTTTGGGCAAATATTTATTACAGATACACATGCAGAAAGGACTGAAAATGTGATTAAAAAAACAAATCAACCTTATAAAATGTTTGAATTAAATTAG
- a CDS encoding DUF721 domain-containing protein: MSNRRNNEFLSIKDVMENVLGENKLQKGIDLVLIKEAWSEVMGSGVVSYTTDVQFRNGILTVKLNSSVLREELSYGKEKIVKLLNEKLNKMLIKSVKLN, from the coding sequence ATGAGCAACAGAAGAAATAACGAGTTTTTGTCCATAAAAGACGTAATGGAAAACGTTTTAGGAGAAAATAAATTACAAAAAGGTATTGATCTAGTATTGATAAAAGAAGCTTGGTCAGAGGTAATGGGGAGTGGAGTAGTAAGTTACACCACTGATGTTCAATTTAGAAATGGTATTCTGACCGTAAAGCTAAATTCTTCCGTATTACGAGAAGAACTAAGTTATGGAAAAGAAAAAATTGTAAAACTTTTAAACGAAAAGTTAAATAAAATGTTAATAAAAAGCGTTAAGCTTAATTAG